In one window of Gemmatimonadota bacterium DNA:
- a CDS encoding glycosyltransferase family A protein: MITFIVPTIGRRSLKSTLRSIETLPGDEILVVGNVAGLNGNRPEVRYVPCAPGKDWGHSERNFATPMAKGDYIAHIDDDDLYVPGTRALMQDAIEQTPDRPVLFRMQFPNGITLWHDEEVRCGNVGTPMFLIPNVPEKLGTWRPFVGGDCAFLEECKWSAEEFVWRPEVTVSLGHNT; encoded by the coding sequence ATGATCACCTTCATCGTCCCCACCATCGGCCGTCGCTCGCTGAAGTCGACGCTCCGCTCGATCGAGACGCTGCCCGGCGACGAGATCCTGGTCGTTGGCAACGTGGCTGGATTGAACGGCAACCGGCCCGAGGTTCGTTACGTACCATGCGCGCCTGGCAAGGACTGGGGACACAGCGAGCGGAACTTCGCGACGCCGATGGCAAAAGGCGACTACATCGCGCACATCGACGACGACGATCTCTACGTGCCAGGCACGCGGGCATTGATGCAAGACGCGATCGAGCAGACGCCAGATCGCCCAGTGCTGTTTCGCATGCAGTTCCCGAACGGCATCACGCTCTGGCACGACGAGGAGGTCCGCTGCGGCAACGTCGGGACGCCGATGTTCTTGATCCCGAACGTGCCCGAGAAGCTCGGCACGTGGCGGCCGTTCGTCGGAGGTGATTGCGCGTTCCTCGAAGAGTGCAAGTGGAGCGCGGAAGAGTTCGTGTGGAGGCCTGAGGTCACGGTGAGCCTCGGGCACAATACGTAG